One genomic segment of Musa acuminata AAA Group cultivar baxijiao chromosome BXJ3-3, Cavendish_Baxijiao_AAA, whole genome shotgun sequence includes these proteins:
- the LOC135633659 gene encoding BRAP2 RING ZnF UBP domain-containing protein 2-like isoform X1 — protein sequence MSTSAPPAQEDVLRPASPPPPPPHPSESCGELVEPSVLDLTQAVPFSSGNPRIEETRGIMYLYPEDATSSSILPVGRKPLVCVIAVPNHMTYADFCQFCGAFIQHMFDMRIVRTNGVEDQYSVIIRFDDQTSADGFYQHFNGRSFSSLEGDICSVHYTVDVQYTGSIEHAQSSLTSSAELPTCPVCLERLDQDTGGILTTICNHTFHCSCISKWTDSSCPVCRYCQQQPEKSTCSVCGTSENVWICLICGFVGCGSYKEGHAINHWKETQHCYSLELETQRVWDYVGDNYVHRLIQSKTDGKLVELNFHCAYADDKHGSCECSEESGFNEALLNSKLEAIIEEYNDLLTSQLDNQRKHYESVLLGIKEETEEKISESVEKAIGLKLHKLQMKLNKCIEEKKFFEDINENLMKNQEMWKAKLQQLEEREQAAMKLRDEKIQGLEEQLGYLIRHIETQKVIDEPPDGSVASEIKGGTIIPVQSASSSSGSNKQGRRNRRRN from the exons ATGTCCACCTCCGCCCCCCCAGCGCAAGAAGATGTTCTCCGGccggcttctcctcctcctcctcctcctcatccttcaGAGTCCTGCGGCGAGCTCGTGGAGCCATCGGTCTTGGACCTCACGCAGGCCGTCCCCTTCTCCTCCGGAAACCCTAGGATCGAGGAGACCCGAGGAATCATGTACCTCTACCCCGAAGACGCCACCTCTTCATCCATTCTTCCT GTGGGAAGGAAGCCTCTTGTTTGTGTCATTGCGGTGCCGAACCACATGACATATGCTGATTTCTGCCAGTTCTGTGGTGCCTTCATTCAGCACATGTTTGATATGCGAATTGTTAG AACTAATGGTGTGGAGGATCAGTATAGCGTGATTATAAGGTTTGATGATCAAACGTCTGCAGATGGATTCTATCAACACTTCAATGGGAGGAGTTTTTCGTCTCTCGAG GGTGATATATGTTCTGTCCATTACACCGTCGATGTACAGTACACAGGATCCATAGAACATGCACAAAGTTCGTTGACAAGCTCAGCCGAACTGCCTACTTGCCCAGTTTGTCTTG AGAGATTAGACCAAGATACTGGTGGCATACTTACAACAATTTGCAATCATACTTTTCACTGTTCATGCATATCAAAATGGACAGATTCTTCTTGTCCG GTTTGCAGATATTGCCAGCAACAACCTGAAAAATCAACATGTTCTGTTTGTGGGACTTCTGAAAATGTTTGGATATGCCTTATATGTGGTTTTGTTGGCTGTGGAAG TTACAAGGAGGGTCATGCTATCAATCATTGGAAAGAAACACAACACTGCTATTCACTTGAATTGGAAACTCAGCGTGTATGGGATTATGTTGGGGACAACTATGTGCATCGGCTAATTCAATCAAAAACTGATGGGAAGTTGGTTGAGTTGAATTTTCACTGTGCTTATGCTGATGATAAGCATGGAAGTTGTGAATGTAGTGAGGAATCTGGTTTTAATGAGGCTCTTCTGAACAGTAAACTCGAAGCT ATTATTGAAGAGTACAATGACCTACTCACATCTCAACTAGATAATCAAAGAAAA CATTATGAATCCGTGCTGCTGGGGATCAAGGAAGAGACAGAGGAGAAAATATCTGAGTCTGTTGAAAAGGCTATCGGTTTGAAACTTCACAAGTTACAAATGAAGCTTAACAAATGCATTGAAGAGAAAAAGTTTTTTGAAGAT ATTAATGAAAACCTTATGAAAAATCAAGAGATGTGGAAAGCAAAGCTTCAGCAATTGGAAGAAAG GGAGCAAGCTGCAATGAAGCTGAGAGATGAGAAAATACAAGGCTTGGAGGAACAG CTGGGATATCTAATAAGGCACATAGAGACTCAGAAGGTGATAGATGAGCCTCCAGATGGCTCTGTTGCAAGTGAGATCAAAGGTGGGACTATAATTCCTGTCCAGTCTGCATCCTCTTCTAGCGGCAGCAACAAACAAGGAAGAAGGAATCGAAGAAGGAACTAA
- the LOC135633659 gene encoding BRAP2 RING ZnF UBP domain-containing protein 2-like isoform X2 encodes MSTSAPPAQEDVLRPASPPPPPPHPSESCGELVEPSVLDLTQAVPFSSGNPRIEETRGIMYLYPEDATSSSILPVGRKPLVCVIAVPNHMTYADFCQFCGAFIQHMFDMRIVRTNGVEDQYSVIIRFDDQTSADGFYQHFNGRSFSSLEGDICSVHYTVDVQYTGSIEHAQSSLTSSAELPTCPVCLERLDQDTGGILTTICNHTFHCSCISKWTDSSCPVCRYCQQQPEKSTCSVCGTSENVWICLICGFVGCGSYKEGHAINHWKETQHCYSLELETQRVWDYVGDNYVHRLIQSKTDGKLVELNFHCAYADDKHGSCECSEESGFNEALLNSKLEAIIEEYNDLLTSQLDNQRKHYESVLLGIKEETEEKISESVEKAIGLKLHKLQMKLNKCIEEKKFFEDINENLMKNQEMWKAKLQQLEESWDI; translated from the exons ATGTCCACCTCCGCCCCCCCAGCGCAAGAAGATGTTCTCCGGccggcttctcctcctcctcctcctcctcatccttcaGAGTCCTGCGGCGAGCTCGTGGAGCCATCGGTCTTGGACCTCACGCAGGCCGTCCCCTTCTCCTCCGGAAACCCTAGGATCGAGGAGACCCGAGGAATCATGTACCTCTACCCCGAAGACGCCACCTCTTCATCCATTCTTCCT GTGGGAAGGAAGCCTCTTGTTTGTGTCATTGCGGTGCCGAACCACATGACATATGCTGATTTCTGCCAGTTCTGTGGTGCCTTCATTCAGCACATGTTTGATATGCGAATTGTTAG AACTAATGGTGTGGAGGATCAGTATAGCGTGATTATAAGGTTTGATGATCAAACGTCTGCAGATGGATTCTATCAACACTTCAATGGGAGGAGTTTTTCGTCTCTCGAG GGTGATATATGTTCTGTCCATTACACCGTCGATGTACAGTACACAGGATCCATAGAACATGCACAAAGTTCGTTGACAAGCTCAGCCGAACTGCCTACTTGCCCAGTTTGTCTTG AGAGATTAGACCAAGATACTGGTGGCATACTTACAACAATTTGCAATCATACTTTTCACTGTTCATGCATATCAAAATGGACAGATTCTTCTTGTCCG GTTTGCAGATATTGCCAGCAACAACCTGAAAAATCAACATGTTCTGTTTGTGGGACTTCTGAAAATGTTTGGATATGCCTTATATGTGGTTTTGTTGGCTGTGGAAG TTACAAGGAGGGTCATGCTATCAATCATTGGAAAGAAACACAACACTGCTATTCACTTGAATTGGAAACTCAGCGTGTATGGGATTATGTTGGGGACAACTATGTGCATCGGCTAATTCAATCAAAAACTGATGGGAAGTTGGTTGAGTTGAATTTTCACTGTGCTTATGCTGATGATAAGCATGGAAGTTGTGAATGTAGTGAGGAATCTGGTTTTAATGAGGCTCTTCTGAACAGTAAACTCGAAGCT ATTATTGAAGAGTACAATGACCTACTCACATCTCAACTAGATAATCAAAGAAAA CATTATGAATCCGTGCTGCTGGGGATCAAGGAAGAGACAGAGGAGAAAATATCTGAGTCTGTTGAAAAGGCTATCGGTTTGAAACTTCACAAGTTACAAATGAAGCTTAACAAATGCATTGAAGAGAAAAAGTTTTTTGAAGAT ATTAATGAAAACCTTATGAAAAATCAAGAGATGTGGAAAGCAAAGCTTCAGCAATTGGAAGAAAG CTGGGATATCTAA
- the LOC135634208 gene encoding homeobox protein knotted-1-like 13 encodes MAFHNHLSHELTLPQYVEQHQLGRDSSAVLRTTMDQLAATGPSGAAPDADGAKDGKDLRRLMADAAASGKPPMPGGGGPTWLNSAILRQQGHHYADGSFLHLQTTSDSSASPVAAGGGGGRAATGHWFSRTPILQSSGSDVEVPVSSQSVMAAAISADGGGGGERGHPGGELGEAEAVAQGGGTGGEGTWQNARYKAEILAHPLYEQLLAAHVACLRIATPVDQLPRIDAQLAQSQQVVSKYSVLGNSGQLLGDDKELDQFMTHYVLLLCSFKEQLQQHVRVHAMEAVMACWELEQSLQSLTGVSPGEGTGATMSDDDEDDQADSETNLFDGGFDGTDSMGFGPLIPTESERSLMERVRQELKHELKQGYKEKIVDIREEILRKRRAGKLPGDSTSMLKAWWQSHSKWPYPTEDDKARLVQETGLQLKQINNWFINQRKRNWHSNASSSSSLKTKRKR; translated from the exons ATGGCGTTCCACAACCACCTCTCGCACGAGCTGACGCTGCCGCAGTACGTGGAGCAGCACCAGCTGGGACGGGACAGCTCGGCGGTGCTCAGGACGACCATGGATCAACTAGCCGCCACTGGACCCTCTGGTGCCGCGCCCGACGCCGACGGGGCGAAGGACGGGAAGGACCTCAGGCGACTCATGGCCGACGCCGCGGCGTCTGGGAAACCGCCGATGCCCGGCGGGGGAGGGCCCACGTGGCTCAACAGCGCAATTCTGCGGCAGCAGGGGCATCACTACGCCGATGGCAGCTTCCTCCACCTCCAGACCACTTCCGACTCGTCTGCGTCGCCGGTCGCGGccgggggaggaggaggacgagcggCGACGGGGCACTGGTTCTCCCGGACGCCGATCCTGCAGAGCAGCGGGAGCGACGTGGAGGTCCCCGTGTCGAGCCAGTCCGTCATGGCCGCGGCGATCTCGGCGGACGGAGGAGGGGGCGGCGAGCGGGGCCACCCGGGTGGGGAGCTCGGCGAGGCGGAGGCGGTGGCGCAGGGAGGCGGCACCGGCGGGGAGGGGACGTGGCAGAACGCGAGGTACAAGGCGGAGATACTGGCGCATCCCTTGTACGAGCAGCTGCTGGCGGCGCACGTGGCGTGCCTGAGGATCGCGACGCCGGTGGACCAGCTGCCGAGGATCGACGCGCAGCTCGCGCAGTCGCAGCAAGTCGTGTCCAAGTACTCGGTGCTCGGCAACAGCGGCCAGCTGCTGGGCGACGACAAGGAGCTCGATCAGTTCATG ACACATTATGTCTTGCTACTTTGTTCCTTCAAAGAACAACTGCAGCAGCATGTCCGTGTTCATGCAATGGAGGCAGTGATGGCTTGTTGGGAGCTTGAGCAGTCGCTTCAAAGCCTAACAG GTGTGTCTCCTGGTGAAGGCACAGGTGCAACTATGTcggatgatgatgaagatgatcaGGCAGACAGCGAAACAAACCTGTTCGACGGAGGCTTTGATGGAACGGACAGCATGGGATTTGGGCCGCTAATTCCCACAGAGAGCGAGCGATCCCTGATGGAACGCGTTCGCCAGGAGCTGAAGCATGAGCTCAAGCAG GGGTACAAAGAGAAGATCGTGGACATCAGAGAAGAGATCCTTCGCAAACGAAGAGCAGGGAAACTTCCCGGGGACAGCACTTCCATGCTCAAAGCTTGGTGGCAGTCCCACTCCAAGTGGCCGTATCCGACG GAGGACGACAAAGCACGACTGGTGCAGGAAACAGGGTTACAGCTAAAGCAGATCAATAACTGGTTCATCAACCAGAGGAAGAGGAACTGGCACAGTAATGCATCGTCGTCCAGTTCGCTCAAAACCAAGCGTAAAAG GTGA